The nucleotide sequence TATCAGATCGGCGCGCTGCAGGCGATCGCGACCGCGGCCGGCCACAAGGTCACGCATGTGAAGGCGCATGGCGCGCTGTCCAACGTCGCCTGCGAGGATGACATGACGGCGAACGCGATCGCCAAGGCGATCAAGGCCGTCGATCCCAGCCTGATCTTCGTCGTGCTCGCGAACTCGAAGCTGGTGACGGCCGGCGAGAAGGCTAATCTCTCGATGGCCCACGAGGTGTTCGCCGACCGCGCCTATGACGACAACGGCCTGCTCGTGTCGCGCAGCAAGCCGGGCGCAGTGCTGCATGATCCCAGGGTGATCGCTGATCGCGTTGTCCGCATGGTGCAAGACGGTGCCGTGGTGTCAGTCACGGGCAAGGTGATGAAGATGCGCACCGACACGGTCTGCATTCATGGCGACACCGCCGGCGCCGTCGAGATCGCCCGCGAGGTGCGCAAGGCGCTCGACGCGGCAGGGATCAAGGTGGCGCCGTTCAAGACGGCGCCGTGACCGAAGGAGTCTGATCAGAACGGATGGGTGAAGGGCATGCCCAGCGTGATCGCCGCGATCAGCGCGAGCGCGCCGTAGAGGGCAACCATTGCGGCCACTGTGCCACGCTCACGAATGGCGCGAGCCTGAGGCATCTGTCGCAGGGGCGTCGAAAGCGTCCGCATGGCCGGTCTCCTGAAGTTCCGGCCATGAGAAAAGCGTTCCCGCAGGCCGATGCAAGGCAACCGGCCAAATAACGACAAGCCTCCTGTTTCGGGTCCGCTTGGAACCATAAAATTCTCAGCCGATGTTCCAGCTGAGAATTTTATCCGCAGGGTTGCGGCCCGCTTCGCGTGGTTAATAAACGTCGAGCTG is from Bradyrhizobium sp. ORS 285 and encodes:
- a CDS encoding LamB/YcsF family protein, whose protein sequence is MTSTVDLNCDLGESFGPWEMGNDAAMIELATSVNVACGFHAGDADIMRRTVEMAKAKGVSVGAHPGYRDLHGFGRRPVPGLKSSEIENLVAYQIGALQAIATAAGHKVTHVKAHGALSNVACEDDMTANAIAKAIKAVDPSLIFVVLANSKLVTAGEKANLSMAHEVFADRAYDDNGLLVSRSKPGAVLHDPRVIADRVVRMVQDGAVVSVTGKVMKMRTDTVCIHGDTAGAVEIAREVRKALDAAGIKVAPFKTAP